One segment of Vagococcus martis DNA contains the following:
- a CDS encoding diacylglycerol/lipid kinase family protein: protein MEKLVLHLLVNQHAGSGRGARQYKEVKKQLTEKEIPFESYLTEYAGHEKEIVETLLQTTLKPYVSGKPFNHLLVVLGGDGTLHEVVNALKEYPDIPIGYLPSGSGNDFARGVGVSRKINQALEQLLSVTQPTSISLMQAIDVETNDTRLILNNVGVGIDAKIVATANHSKAKSLLNQLKLGSLSYVSAALSSIFKQPSFPLIVETSTEKKEFKKAFLCTTTNHPYFGGGVAIDPTASAYTDDIHLIIVEKIFPLSLAWLIIKLFFKQHLTSPYLHRFVDSELTLTCPIAQVGQADGEELGEQEFKLRFKTTHRLFWM from the coding sequence ATGGAAAAATTAGTACTGCATTTATTAGTCAACCAGCATGCTGGATCTGGTAGAGGTGCTAGACAATATAAAGAAGTAAAAAAACAACTAACAGAAAAAGAGATTCCTTTTGAGTCCTATCTAACTGAGTACGCAGGACATGAAAAAGAAATTGTTGAGACTTTATTACAAACGACGCTTAAACCTTATGTGTCAGGTAAACCGTTTAATCACTTACTTGTTGTATTAGGTGGAGACGGAACACTTCACGAGGTTGTTAATGCCTTAAAAGAGTATCCAGATATTCCAATAGGGTATTTACCAAGTGGCTCTGGAAATGACTTTGCACGTGGTGTTGGGGTTTCTCGTAAGATTAATCAAGCATTAGAACAGCTGCTATCAGTCACCCAACCAACCTCAATCAGTTTGATGCAAGCAATAGATGTCGAAACAAACGACACTCGTCTGATACTAAATAACGTTGGCGTCGGGATTGATGCAAAAATTGTGGCAACAGCGAATCATTCAAAAGCTAAATCTTTACTGAATCAATTAAAACTTGGATCGTTGTCTTATGTAAGTGCAGCATTATCGTCTATTTTTAAACAACCCTCTTTTCCTTTAATTGTTGAAACAAGCACTGAAAAGAAAGAATTTAAAAAAGCTTTTTTATGCACGACAACAAATCACCCCTATTTTGGTGGTGGTGTTGCGATTGATCCCACTGCATCTGCTTATACGGATGATATTCACTTAATCATTGTGGAAAAAATATTTCCCTTATCACTTGCGTGGTTAATTATTAAACTATTTTTCAAACAACATTTGACTTCACCCTACCTTCACCGATTTGTCGATTCAGAACTTACTTTAACTTGTCCTATCGCTCAAGTTGGTCAAGCTGATGGAGAAGAATTAGGAGAGCAAGAGTTTAAACTACGATTTAAAACGACGCACAGACTATTTTGGATGTAG
- the recD2 gene encoding SF1B family DNA helicase RecD2 gives MDNLEDMSFLKGSVEAIFFENATNFYKVMLVKVKETNTSYDGDEIVVTGTFGQIQEGEPYCFYGEVVNHPKYGEQLKVERYEQDKPTSTEGLINYLSSSKFPGIGKKTAETIVELLGESAIDDILENPDLLDRVSGLNQKKKDVLVTSLRENYGMEQIVVGLNRYGFGNQLAFSIYQFYKSDTLKIIEENPYQLVEDIEGVGFKKADMLAERIGISATSPSRIRAALIHELYQGCLNAGDTYMEAKQLLEASLQVLESSRPVEINPELVAEEVLALSEEGAIIQEGTRLFEKSLYFSEIGTAASIKRLLEKKKKLPYKKKEIDETIEMIEKQTDIKYGKSQKDALKEAIMSHFFILTGGPGTGKTTVINGLVSLYAELNGLSLNLEDYTQKVFPILLAAPTGRAAKRMNDMTGLPASTIHRLLGLTGREKEAIGEARELEGGLLIVDELSMVDTWLVNTLLKSVPNNMQVIFVGDKDQLPSVGPGQVLTDLLRVEEIPKKELVDIYRQDDGSSIISLAHHIKNGEVPKDLTENKKDRSFIQCQVNQIESVVEQVVSRAKNKGFSNQEVQVLAPMYRGKAGIDQLNIMMQQILNNNDTGERKEVKWLDKVYRIGDKVLHLVNSPEVNVFNGDMGEIVGITYGKDTDDKVDEMTILFDETEVVYKRNEWQKITLAYACSIHKAQGSEFQMVILPLVNQYGRMLQRKLLYTAVTRSRDFLILLGEPDAFVRAIESQTLERQTTLAERLMGSEDSLDKQKVEEENYLLEKEEEVKENLKHVVEEKTANIPKKETVQEVSLFEQEKEISLLKKYVLTLENFIKIDPMIGMEHVSPYDFNTKK, from the coding sequence ATGGATAATTTGGAAGACATGTCTTTTTTAAAGGGAAGTGTTGAAGCCATCTTTTTTGAAAATGCAACAAACTTTTATAAGGTCATGTTAGTTAAAGTAAAAGAAACCAACACATCTTATGATGGCGATGAAATTGTTGTCACTGGGACATTTGGTCAAATACAAGAAGGTGAACCATATTGTTTTTATGGTGAGGTAGTCAACCATCCAAAATACGGCGAACAATTAAAAGTAGAACGATATGAGCAAGATAAACCAACGTCTACTGAAGGCTTGATTAATTATCTTTCTAGTAGCAAATTTCCAGGAATTGGGAAAAAAACGGCAGAGACGATTGTTGAACTGTTAGGTGAATCTGCGATTGATGATATTTTAGAAAATCCTGATTTACTTGATAGAGTATCTGGATTAAATCAAAAGAAAAAAGATGTTTTAGTAACGTCACTTAGAGAAAATTATGGGATGGAACAAATTGTCGTGGGGCTTAATCGTTATGGATTTGGTAATCAGTTGGCATTTTCTATTTATCAATTTTATAAAAGTGATACATTAAAAATAATTGAAGAAAATCCTTATCAATTAGTTGAAGATATTGAAGGGGTTGGCTTTAAAAAGGCGGATATGTTAGCTGAGAGAATAGGTATTTCAGCTACGTCTCCCTCACGTATTAGAGCAGCACTGATTCATGAATTGTATCAAGGTTGTTTAAATGCAGGTGATACCTATATGGAAGCAAAACAATTATTAGAAGCATCACTGCAAGTTTTAGAGAGTAGTCGCCCTGTTGAAATTAATCCAGAACTGGTGGCAGAAGAAGTTCTTGCTTTATCAGAAGAAGGTGCGATTATTCAAGAGGGAACACGATTATTTGAAAAATCATTATATTTTTCTGAGATCGGTACAGCGGCTTCAATCAAACGATTGTTAGAAAAAAAGAAAAAATTGCCATATAAGAAAAAAGAAATTGATGAAACCATCGAAATGATAGAAAAACAAACTGATATCAAATATGGTAAAAGTCAGAAAGATGCCTTAAAAGAAGCGATTATGTCGCACTTTTTTATTTTAACTGGTGGTCCAGGAACAGGAAAGACCACCGTTATTAATGGCTTGGTTTCTTTGTATGCTGAATTAAATGGTTTATCGTTAAACTTAGAAGATTATACACAAAAAGTGTTTCCGATTCTTTTAGCGGCGCCAACTGGACGAGCGGCTAAAAGAATGAATGACATGACAGGTTTACCGGCTAGTACTATTCATCGTTTGTTAGGCTTGACCGGTCGAGAAAAAGAAGCGATTGGTGAAGCCAGAGAGTTAGAAGGTGGCTTATTGATTGTCGATGAGTTATCGATGGTGGATACTTGGTTAGTTAATACGTTACTCAAATCCGTGCCAAATAACATGCAAGTCATTTTTGTGGGTGATAAAGATCAGTTGCCATCAGTAGGGCCTGGGCAAGTTTTGACTGATTTATTAAGAGTAGAAGAGATTCCTAAAAAAGAATTAGTCGATATTTACCGACAAGATGATGGGTCGTCGATTATCTCATTAGCACATCATATAAAAAATGGTGAGGTGCCTAAGGATTTAACTGAAAATAAAAAAGACCGATCATTTATTCAATGCCAAGTCAATCAAATTGAATCAGTGGTGGAGCAAGTGGTTTCCAGAGCAAAAAATAAAGGTTTTTCTAATCAAGAAGTACAAGTTCTAGCTCCGATGTATCGTGGAAAAGCGGGCATTGACCAATTAAACATCATGATGCAACAAATATTAAATAATAATGATACTGGTGAGAGAAAAGAAGTAAAATGGCTTGATAAAGTGTATCGAATCGGTGATAAGGTTCTGCATTTAGTGAATAGTCCAGAAGTTAATGTGTTTAATGGTGATATGGGTGAAATTGTTGGGATTACTTATGGAAAAGATACAGATGATAAAGTCGATGAGATGACGATTTTATTTGATGAAACAGAAGTTGTCTACAAACGAAATGAGTGGCAGAAAATAACGTTAGCATATGCTTGCTCGATTCATAAAGCTCAAGGTAGTGAGTTTCAAATGGTTATTTTACCATTAGTGAATCAATATGGTCGGATGTTACAAAGAAAACTACTCTATACAGCTGTAACACGAAGTCGTGATTTTTTAATTTTACTTGGTGAACCTGATGCGTTTGTTCGAGCGATTGAAAGTCAAACATTGGAACGTCAAACAACGTTAGCAGAACGTTTAATGGGAAGTGAAGACTCACTTGATAAACAAAAAGTTGAAGAAGAAAATTACCTACTTGAAAAAGAAGAAGAGGTAAAAGAAAACTTAAAACATGTGGTAGAAGAAAAAACAGCTAACATTCCGAAAAAGGAAACTGTGCAAGAAGTCTCTCTTTTTGAACAGGAGAAAGAGATATCATTGCTTAAGAAATATGTTTTGACACTAGAGAATTTTATAAAAATTGATCCAATGATAGGGATGGAACATGTTTCACCTTATGATTTTAATACAAAAAAATAA
- a CDS encoding histidine phosphatase family protein, giving the protein MKLYFVRHGKTEWNLDDRLQGVKDSPLLPQSYEDMKKCGLALKDIPFEAVYTSPIQRAKETAEGIVSQFDRAIPMYEREDFVELSFGDLEGEKFLEAKTRFPDEMFYLRNHPDKYDPTPFNGEDYQSMIDRSTKVVKDAIEETKEGPLLFVGHGAMLIACMRTLLGVPIERIREVEGMIDNNSVTVLSYNGDKFTLDEWNNTDFL; this is encoded by the coding sequence TTGAAATTATATTTTGTCCGTCATGGAAAAACAGAGTGGAATTTAGATGACCGGTTACAAGGTGTAAAAGATTCTCCCTTATTACCGCAAAGTTATGAAGATATGAAAAAATGTGGCTTAGCTTTAAAAGATATTCCATTTGAAGCGGTATATACTAGTCCAATTCAACGTGCCAAAGAGACTGCTGAGGGCATTGTTTCCCAATTCGATAGAGCAATCCCTATGTATGAAAGAGAAGACTTTGTTGAGCTAAGTTTTGGTGATTTAGAGGGTGAAAAGTTTTTAGAAGCAAAAACGCGTTTTCCTGATGAAATGTTTTATCTTAGAAATCATCCAGATAAGTATGATCCGACTCCTTTTAATGGTGAAGATTACCAATCAATGATAGATAGAAGCACAAAAGTTGTAAAGGATGCTATAGAGGAAACAAAAGAAGGACCATTATTATTTGTGGGACATGGAGCCATGTTGATTGCTTGTATGCGTACCCTCTTAGGAGTGCCGATAGAAAGAATACGTGAAGTAGAAGGCATGATTGATAACAACAGTGTAACAGTGTTATCTTATAATGGTGATAAATTTACATTAGATGAATGGAATAACACAGATTTTCTATAA
- the trmL gene encoding tRNA (uridine(34)/cytosine(34)/5-carboxymethylaminomethyluridine(34)-2'-O)-methyltransferase TrmL: MNHIVLFEPQIPANTGNIARTCAATNSPLHLIEPLGFSTDDKHLKRAGLDYWHDVNITYHKNLEAFLASIGESPLHLVTKFARNTYSDVSFDNGVDHYFIFGKETTGLPESFMRKNEEKCIRIPMNDEHVRSLNLSNTVALVVYEALRQQGFPNLETVHIYENDKLS; the protein is encoded by the coding sequence ATGAATCATATCGTATTATTTGAACCACAAATACCAGCAAATACTGGAAATATAGCTAGAACATGTGCTGCAACCAATTCACCGTTGCATTTGATTGAGCCTTTGGGTTTTTCAACTGATGACAAACACTTGAAACGTGCAGGTCTTGATTATTGGCATGATGTAAATATTACGTACCATAAAAATTTAGAAGCCTTTTTAGCATCAATAGGAGAGTCTCCACTGCATTTGGTGACAAAATTTGCTAGAAATACATATAGTGATGTGTCCTTTGATAATGGAGTCGACCATTATTTTATTTTTGGAAAAGAAACAACTGGTTTACCTGAAAGTTTTATGAGAAAAAACGAGGAAAAATGCATTCGTATTCCGATGAATGATGAACATGTACGTTCACTAAATCTTTCTAACACTGTTGCTTTGGTCGTTTATGAAGCATTAAGACAACAAGGATTTCCCAATTTAGAAACAGTTCATATTTATGAGAATGATAAATTAAGTTAG
- a CDS encoding putative RNA methyltransferase has translation MIKKKKEYAFDHLGQSINAMECPKCHTSFELSQSGLVCQNNHQFDVSKKGTVHFPLHHMDSDYDKEMLLHRRKMIQKGLYEPLETEIAKLLFSVSQDELIIDMGAGEGSILERLATSHHVEGHKMGFDLSKDGVLLSSDFSEEAFWFIGDVTNMPFKSESIDVLLNIFSPSHYEEMSRVLKKDGLVIKVIPESYYLKQLREAFYYDDEDKKEYSNEKVYQKFIKDMTLVEEKHLTYDFLVEEEDFQDVLKMSPIHWGASETAKQRAHDNYFQKLTVDVKILVGKKQ, from the coding sequence ATGATTAAAAAGAAAAAAGAGTATGCGTTTGACCATTTAGGCCAATCAATTAATGCCATGGAGTGTCCGAAATGTCACACTAGTTTTGAATTATCTCAAAGTGGATTAGTTTGTCAAAATAATCATCAGTTTGATGTGTCAAAAAAAGGAACCGTTCATTTTCCACTTCATCATATGGATAGTGATTATGATAAAGAGATGTTATTGCATCGACGTAAAATGATTCAAAAAGGCTTATATGAGCCATTAGAAACAGAAATTGCTAAACTGTTATTTAGCGTAAGCCAAGATGAGCTGATCATTGATATGGGGGCCGGTGAAGGAAGTATCTTAGAGCGACTAGCAACGAGTCATCATGTGGAAGGCCATAAAATGGGGTTTGATTTATCTAAAGATGGTGTATTACTATCTAGTGATTTTTCAGAAGAAGCATTTTGGTTTATTGGGGACGTGACAAATATGCCTTTTAAATCGGAAAGTATCGATGTGTTGTTAAATATTTTTTCACCAAGTCATTATGAAGAAATGAGTCGAGTCTTAAAAAAAGATGGATTAGTCATAAAAGTGATTCCTGAATCGTATTATCTAAAACAATTACGTGAGGCTTTCTATTATGATGATGAGGATAAAAAAGAATATAGTAATGAAAAAGTCTACCAAAAATTCATAAAAGACATGACGTTAGTTGAGGAAAAACATTTGACGTATGATTTTTTAGTGGAAGAAGAGGATTTTCAAGATGTTTTGAAAATGTCACCAATTCATTGGGGAGCAAGTGAGACAGCAAAACAACGCGCTCATGATAATTATTTTCAGAAATTAACAGTGGATGTGAAAATATTGGTTGGGAAAAAACAATGA
- a CDS encoding copper homeostasis protein CutC produces the protein MIKEFCAENFTNIPNAIASGATRIELCDNLAVGGTTVSKGVMAETMAYCSEKGVPVMAIIRPRGGNFVYTDIELKIMEADILEARQLGVDGVVFGCLNEQNKIDVEAISILLEAAEGMQVTFHMAFDEMSRDDQFSAIDWLSEHGVTRILTHGGSSLVPIEQHLEYINDLISYANNRITILPGGGISYKNIDTVTSFLKVKEVHGTQIVDFHF, from the coding sequence ATGATAAAAGAATTTTGTGCTGAAAACTTTACAAATATTCCAAACGCGATTGCTTCAGGTGCAACTCGTATTGAATTATGTGATAACCTAGCTGTTGGTGGAACGACAGTAAGTAAAGGAGTTATGGCTGAAACGATGGCCTACTGTAGTGAAAAAGGTGTGCCTGTCATGGCAATTATCAGACCTCGTGGAGGAAATTTTGTTTACACAGACATTGAATTAAAAATCATGGAAGCTGACATTTTAGAAGCAAGACAACTTGGAGTGGATGGTGTTGTTTTTGGTTGCTTAAATGAACAAAATAAAATCGATGTTGAAGCCATATCTATTCTTCTAGAAGCTGCAGAAGGCATGCAAGTGACATTTCATATGGCCTTTGACGAAATGAGCCGCGATGACCAATTTTCTGCCATCGACTGGTTAAGCGAGCACGGAGTAACACGCATACTAACTCATGGTGGCTCAAGTCTTGTTCCGATTGAACAACATCTTGAATACATCAATGATTTGATTTCGTATGCTAATAACCGTATCACTATTTTGCCTGGTGGCGGTATTTCTTATAAAAATATCGATACCGTTACCTCTTTTCTAAAAGTAAAAGAAGTTCACGGAACACAAATTGTGGATTTTCATTTTTAA
- a CDS encoding transposase: protein MKKYWKLLQKSYDKLDYIQQHWRPSFKAYLSEKELLERLLTYDSKLTEAYNTYQQILRAIQTKDYSLFLELINQQTGFKEFIPVFKTFKKYREEIKNTFETSYSNGPLECMNNHIKVVKRNAYGMRSFYNFKLRLSICLKESAFTAPKKI from the coding sequence ATTAAAAAGTATTGGAAATTACTTCAAAAAAGCTATGACAAATTAGATTATATCCAACAGCATTGGCGTCCATCCTTTAAAGCGTATCTTTCTGAAAAAGAATTACTTGAACGCTTACTTACCTATGATTCTAAATTGACAGAGGCTTACAACACCTATCAACAAATTTTAAGAGCGATTCAAACAAAGGATTATTCTTTATTTTTGGAATTAATTAATCAACAAACAGGATTTAAAGAGTTTATTCCTGTTTTCAAAACATTTAAAAAATATCGAGAAGAAATAAAAAACACCTTTGAAACATCTTATTCAAACGGTCCATTAGAATGTATGAATAACCACATTAAAGTCGTTAAGCGTAATGCCTATGGCATGAGAAGTTTTTATAATTTTAAGCTACGACTATCAATTTGTTTAAAAGAATCTGCCTTTACAGCACCAAAAAAGATCTAG
- a CDS encoding ISL3 family transposase, whose translation MSYSQAIKDILNILDLNIIFNENCLSTEKIKGVFSRIFHGFLEESPTCCPHCQSNHSNIIKWGYTSSLIKMPSVSEYVTYIRLKKRRFFCKKCDTTFVLDTPFVSRNNCISNNLKRLIAKQLTSKHAMSDIAKQTSVSTSTVSRVLKEWYEPIKKYSYELPSVLCFDEFKSVKKVAGSMSFIMMNGETNELIDILPDRRLPKIENYFNGFSLANRKQVKYVVSDIYQPYITLTKRVFPNAKVVLDKFHLVQYLGRAFQRIRIKIMTQLKCKEADPKVFKIEKPHEISLLKH comes from the coding sequence ATGTCATATTCACAGGCTATCAAAGATATCTTAAATATACTAGACCTAAATATTATTTTTAATGAAAATTGTTTATCTACTGAAAAAATAAAAGGCGTTTTCTCTCGGATATTCCATGGTTTTTTAGAAGAATCTCCTACATGCTGTCCGCATTGTCAAAGTAATCACTCTAATATTATTAAATGGGGATATACATCTAGCCTAATTAAAATGCCTAGTGTTTCTGAATATGTCACTTATATTAGATTAAAGAAACGTCGTTTCTTTTGTAAAAAATGTGATACGACTTTTGTTTTAGATACCCCTTTTGTTTCTAGAAACAACTGTATTTCTAATAATTTAAAACGTCTTATTGCGAAACAGTTAACCTCTAAACACGCCATGAGTGATATCGCAAAACAAACGAGCGTTTCAACTTCAACTGTCTCTCGCGTATTAAAAGAGTGGTATGAACCGATTAAGAAGTATAGTTATGAACTTCCGTCTGTACTATGTTTTGATGAATTTAAATCTGTTAAAAAAGTAGCTGGTTCAATGAGTTTTATTATGATGAACGGTGAAACAAATGAATTAATTGATATTCTACCTGATCGAAGATTACCAAAAATTGAGAATTATTTTAATGGCTTCTCTCTAGCTAATAGAAAACAAGTAAAATATGTCGTTTCAGATATCTATCAACCTTACATTACTTTAACTAAACGAGTTTTCCCTAACGCTAAAGTCGTTTTAGATAAATTTCATCTCGTTCAATATCTCGGCAGAGCATTTCAAAGGATACGGATTAAAATAATGACTCAATTAAAATGTAAAGAGGCTGACCCAAAAGTCTTTAAAATAGAAAAACCCCATGAAATCAGTTTGTTAAAACACTGA
- a CDS encoding IS1182 family transposase — protein sequence MYKNYNTKQVTLSLNLDIYLEENDIAFAIDELVESIPVDVFSVFEHRMGTSSYHPKMMLKLILCGYTQSIFSGRKIEAMSKDSVRAMWLTQSQTPNFRTINRFRVNPLVQPILQECFIQFRNQLVSQQLIDEEAIFIDGTKLEANANKYTFVWKKSTQRYEESLREKSKSYYQQLVEEQIIPSICSEDDELNTGNLKQIIDELEMKVSDLSTKIENTSDVQERKELRSERKEPKKALKAFSDFIYRKQKYKEQHDIYNGRNSYSKTDHDATFMRMKDDHMMNGQLKPGYNVQIATNHQYVLAYETFSNPTDFKTMIPFLDTIKKSYFDLPKYIVADAGYGSKENYQAILDDFERTPLITYTMYQKEHIKKYKQNPFIPDNWIYNELSDTYICSNNREVKFRNYSTRTDKSGFKRQLKMYECESCLNCPVRALCTRAKSSKNRVIQKNGNWEYFKAHVIELLKEDVTGEIYRQRKIDVEPAFGNLKANLAFNRFSVRGKDKISQELGFVLMALNLRKLRKNRKDISERSRKNGSIISTVGNTSYR from the coding sequence ATGTATAAGAATTATAACACGAAACAGGTTACTTTATCACTGAATTTAGATATTTATTTAGAAGAAAATGATATCGCTTTTGCGATTGATGAATTAGTAGAAAGTATCCCTGTGGATGTGTTCTCAGTTTTTGAGCATCGAATGGGAACTTCGTCTTATCATCCAAAAATGATGTTGAAGCTTATTCTGTGTGGCTACACTCAATCTATTTTTTCAGGCAGAAAGATAGAAGCTATGTCTAAAGATAGCGTTCGTGCCATGTGGTTAACGCAATCACAGACACCTAACTTCAGAACAATTAATCGATTCAGAGTGAACCCACTGGTTCAACCGATACTTCAAGAATGTTTTATTCAATTTAGAAATCAGCTTGTTTCTCAACAATTAATTGATGAAGAAGCTATTTTTATTGATGGAACAAAGTTAGAAGCCAACGCAAATAAATATACCTTCGTTTGGAAAAAGAGTACACAACGTTATGAAGAATCTTTGAGAGAAAAGTCAAAGTCCTATTATCAACAACTTGTAGAAGAGCAAATTATCCCATCTATTTGTTCAGAAGATGATGAGTTAAACACAGGAAATTTAAAACAAATCATTGATGAGTTGGAAATGAAAGTAAGTGATTTAAGTACTAAAATTGAAAATACTTCAGATGTTCAAGAGAGAAAAGAACTTCGTTCTGAGCGTAAAGAGCCTAAAAAAGCATTGAAAGCTTTTTCTGACTTTATCTATAGAAAGCAAAAATATAAAGAACAACATGATATTTATAACGGTAGAAATAGCTACTCTAAAACAGATCATGATGCCACTTTTATGAGAATGAAAGACGACCACATGATGAATGGTCAGTTAAAACCTGGATATAACGTTCAAATTGCAACCAATCATCAATACGTTTTAGCATATGAAACATTTTCAAATCCAACGGATTTTAAAACAATGATTCCTTTCTTAGATACTATCAAGAAATCTTATTTTGACTTACCTAAATACATTGTGGCTGACGCAGGTTATGGTAGTAAAGAAAACTATCAAGCAATTTTAGATGATTTTGAAAGAACTCCATTAATTACCTATACAATGTATCAGAAAGAACACATTAAAAAATACAAACAAAATCCATTTATTCCAGATAACTGGATTTATAATGAATTGTCAGATACTTATATTTGCTCGAATAATCGAGAAGTCAAATTTAGAAATTACTCTACTCGAACGGATAAATCTGGATTCAAAAGACAACTTAAAATGTATGAATGTGAGTCTTGTTTAAATTGCCCAGTTAGAGCATTATGTACTCGTGCAAAGAGTAGTAAAAATCGAGTGATTCAAAAAAATGGGAATTGGGAATATTTTAAGGCTCACGTAATAGAGCTTTTGAAAGAGGATGTCACAGGAGAAATATACCGTCAAAGAAAAATAGATGTTGAACCAGCCTTTGGAAATCTGAAGGCTAATTTGGCATTCAATCGATTCTCTGTAAGAGGAAAAGATAAGATTTCACAGGAGCTGGGATTTGTGTTAATGGCACTAAATTTAAGAAAACTGAGAAAAAATAGGAAGGATATTAGTGAGAGATCACGAAAAAATGGCTCTATAATTTCTACTGTTGGTAACACAAGTTACCGATAG
- a CDS encoding branched-chain amino acid aminotransferase codes for MALDWNKLGFDYIKTPFRYISYWKDGEWSKGELTEDNMLHISEGSTALHYGQQCFEGLKAYRCKDNSINLFRVDENAKRMQVSARRLMMPEVPEEMFIDAVKKVVKANEEFCPPYDSGATLYLRPLLIGTGDYIGVGPAPEYLFTVFCMPVGPYFKGGLKPTNFIISDYDRAAPQGTGAVKVGGNYAASLYPGKIAKERNFSDCIYLDPATHTKIEEVGSANFFGITKDDEFVTPYSPSILPSITKYSLLYLAKERLGLKTSEGDVYLKDLDNFKEAGACGTAAVISPIGGIQVGDDFHVFYSETEVGPVTKKLYDELVGIQFGDIDAPEGWITRI; via the coding sequence AAGACGGCGAATGGTCTAAGGGAGAGTTAACTGAGGATAATATGTTACATATTAGTGAAGGCTCAACCGCACTTCATTATGGACAACAGTGTTTTGAAGGATTAAAAGCTTATCGTTGTAAAGACAACTCAATTAATTTATTCAGAGTAGATGAGAATGCTAAACGAATGCAGGTTAGTGCAAGACGTTTGATGATGCCTGAAGTGCCAGAAGAGATGTTTATCGATGCTGTAAAAAAAGTCGTGAAGGCTAATGAAGAGTTTTGTCCACCATATGATAGTGGAGCGACACTATATTTGCGACCATTATTAATTGGGACAGGTGATTATATTGGCGTGGGCCCTGCACCTGAGTATTTGTTCACGGTATTTTGTATGCCAGTAGGACCTTACTTTAAGGGAGGACTAAAACCGACAAACTTTATCATCTCTGATTATGATAGAGCAGCACCTCAAGGGACAGGGGCAGTAAAAGTTGGGGGTAATTACGCAGCGAGTTTATATCCAGGAAAAATCGCAAAAGAGAGAAACTTTTCAGATTGTATTTATCTTGATCCAGCAACGCATACAAAAATCGAAGAAGTAGGATCAGCTAACTTTTTTGGTATTACAAAAGATGATGAGTTTGTCACACCATACTCTCCATCTATCTTACCAAGTATTACAAAGTATTCTTTATTGTATCTTGCAAAAGAAAGATTGGGTTTAAAGACAAGTGAGGGAGATGTATATCTAAAAGATTTAGATAACTTTAAAGAAGCAGGAGCTTGTGGAACAGCAGCAGTTATTTCACCAATAGGTGGTATACAAGTTGGAGATGACTTCCATGTGTTTTATTCTGAAACAGAAGTTGGCCCAGTAACTAAAAAATTATACGATGAATTAGTTGGCATCCAATTTGGAGACATTGACGCACCAGAAGGTTGGATTACGAGAATCTAA